A single Rhopalosiphum padi isolate XX-2018 chromosome 4, ASM2088224v1, whole genome shotgun sequence DNA region contains:
- the LOC132930526 gene encoding PC4 and SFRS1-interacting protein-like translates to MASETIFSVKDKVFVKRRGYPAWPALISGIKTNSESQIIYDVYFYGTGNYSECKSEVLILYEENKYKLGKPRRKLKKFKKFIEALEQIENDTKIDFQPENNVKVDIKEFVPPISTKSLNQELSLENESKNVDETELNLKNEEKSVSEIKKDIKVVKSRKRVSKSINLKRKLSVRHEEVSKKLKTSRIYMPTEVQPIVLLEPLNDILLERKMNGKQNSETADKNVVANEHNSETFNTTESMPESSDISLNYCETAESLEINDSAESSDKILSDSSRISRFGRKIRPNRLSDHAFVTKVPKHLKPKKANSKTLKIENSVNDETDDFLKQNIKTKGSKKKARKSLKGNAIEILCSLDSSSQELCPVNNNSHERIPPINLIKNVMDSHSNVKVEWKKMESNKADQIDLLLIEVDLLDCINNLCSALSINHSKLNYEMALKSLEQISELEFNALMLKKHKDVVDKIIKVTKYVGDMNNWCLSNQEANEHVNKAYQIRCKAQMVLNKCISLFTVLDGQTFQEVYNQEVNVFFSKTQHLTNDQIYGCTSEKFLK, encoded by the exons ATGGCTTCAGAAACAATATTTTCTGTCAAAGACAAAGTCTTTGTAAAACGACGTGGATATCCTGCTTGGCCTGCTCTAATATCTGGTATTAAAACTAACAGTGAAtcacaaataatttatgatgtatatttttatggaaCTGGTAACTACAGTGAATGCAAATCAGAGGTACTCATTCTATATGAAGAAAACAAGTATAAACTAGGTAAGCCCCGaagaaaattaaagaaatttaaaaaatttattgaagCTCTTGAACAAATAGAAAATgatacaaaaattgattttcaacCTGAAAACAATGTCAAAGTTGATATTAAAGAATTTGTGCCACCAATTTCCACAAAAAGCTTAAATCAAGAATTATCATTAGAAAATGAATCAAAAAATGTGGATGAAActgagttaaatttaaaaaatgaagaaaagtCAGTTAGTGagataaaaaaagatataaaagtAGTTAAATCAAGAAAGAGAGTatctaaatctataaatttaaaaagaaaactatCTGTTAGACATGAAGAAGTCTCCAAGAAGCTAAAAACATCAAGAATTTATATGCCCACAGAAGTTCAACCTATAGTATTGTTGGAACCATTGaacgatattttattagaaagaaAAATGAATGGAAAGCAG aatTCTGAGACTGCAGATAAAAATGTTGTTGCCAATGAACACAATTCTGAAACTTTTAATACAACTGAATCTATGCCTGAATCAAGTgacatttcattaaattattgtgaaaCTGCTGAATCTCTTGAAATTAATGATAGTGCAGAATCAAGtgacaaaatattatcagaTTCAAGTCGTATATCTCGCTTTGGTCGTAAAATCAGGCCAAACCGATTATCTGACCATGCATTTGTTACCAAAGTGCCAAAACATTTAAAGCCGAAAAAAGCCAATtccaaaactttaaaaattgaaaattctgtCAATGATGAAACTGATgattttttgaaacaaaatatcaaaacgaAAG gttcaaaaaaaaaagcaagGAAGAGTTTGAAAGGTAATGCAATAGAAATACTATGTTCATTGGACAGTTCATCACAAGAACTTTGCCCAGTGAACAACAACAGCCATGAAAGAATTCCaccaattaatttgattaaaaatgtcaTGGATTCTCATTCAAATGTAAAAGTTGAGTGGAAAAAAATGGAATCAAACAAAGCAGATCAAATTGATTTGCTACTAATAGAAGTAGATTTGCttgattgtataaataatttatgttctgCTTTATCAATTAATCATAGCAAGTTAAATTATGAAATGGCATTGAAGTCATTGGAACAGATTAGTGAATTAGAATTTAATGCTCttatgttaaaaaaacataaagatgttgttgataaaattataaaagtgacAAAGTATGTAGGTGATATGAATAACTGGTGCTTAAGTAATCAGGAAGCTAATGAACATGTTAATAAAGCATACCAAATTCGATGCAAAGCTCAAatggtattaaataaatgtatatcattatttacgGTACTCGATGGACAAACATTCCAAGAAGTATACAATCAAGAAGTTAATGTATTTTTCTCAAAGACTCAACATTTGACCAATGATCAGATTTATGGTTGTACTTCCGAAAAATTTCTCAAATAA
- the LOC132930939 gene encoding uncharacterized protein LOC132930939 isoform X3, producing the protein MFWIIIIFIADTWRIYGEAAPVTAAIAGQHDPSFEIFLEKRLDEIMAGMSTDRPAVVSTSTGRPPAVSTPDALPKAVPWHLSDGFFGHHRPQPYAVTAKKPAARRRVTQRPKDATGGESSTAGAAAAPVIFTTEEECESANPGRACVCRMTDLLDLVVQRLDEAVMSAADDEEGGGETAALKCRSFKTVPAAFVVYPATAAADSDGTIAPATDVPVDVVVERNGGKTGGRLSRGGSGVGAAEDAVKEAPTWKQINFNDVLNYQLERSSTDDHYAVQYGLVGSDAKVQCVINGNGTKMNSFKWDFKRSKHKTNSTVTGTDTNILLILAMEPGDSKNYTCLPKIDVVGDSKNGSSNKQYKHYVIAVEKAIYEIRGSAIYKTRDGGGCTHELTVRVQKQLPSSMRSVLCPEGSSRYACNVIVENPKCAEDERTIEIKYLVTLNDNSTYLARIRTNKKGRIALRYQKLLAKISSVLASNLNKTMTVPIMSKLSLIETNFSPDHISTNNFISCSPGFGIREVFCAACPPQHYSPDKSIKCLKCAKGFHQPVAGSDKCVKCTNIFASGCHMA; encoded by the exons ATGTtttggataataattatatttatcgctGATACGTGGAGGATTTACGGAGAAGCAGCGCCGGTGACCGCGGCAATCGCCGGACAACACGATCCGTCGTTCGAGATTTTTCTGGAAAAACGACTGGACGAAATAATGGCGGGCATGTCCACCGATCGGCCGGCCGTCGTCAGCACGTCCACGGGTCGGCCGCCCGCCGTCAGCACGCCCGACGCGTTGCCGAAAGCCGTGCCGTGGCATTTGTCCGACGGTTTTTTCGGCCATCACCGGCCGCAGCCGTATGCAGTTACGGCGAAAAAGCCCGCGGCTCGCCGTCGCGTCACGCAACGCCCGAAGGACGCGACCGGCGGCGAGTCGTCCACTGCCGGCGCCGCGGCCGCCCCCGTCATTTTCACCACCGAAGAAGAATGCGAGTCGGCCAATCCAGGACGGGCGTGCGTATGTCGCATGACCGATCTCCTGGATTTGGTCGTGCAACGGTTGGACGAGGCGGTGATGTCGGCGGCCGACGACGAAGAAGGCGGCGGCGAGACGGCCGCGCTGAAGTGTCGGTCGTTCAAGACCGTCCCGGCGGCGTTTGTGGTGTATCCCGCCACGGCGGCGGCCGACAGCGACGGGACGATTGCACCTGCCACGGACGTCCCGGTTGACGTGGTGGTCGAGCGAAACGGTGGCAAAACCGGCGGCCGTCTGAGCCGAGGCGGCAGTGGCGTCGGCGCCGCCGAGGACGCCGTCAAAGAAGCTCCCACGTggaaacaaattaatttcaatgacGTCCTCAACTACCAACTGGAAAGGTCCTCGACAGACG ATCACTACGCAGTACAATATGGCCTAGTCGGAAGCGACGCCAAAGTCCAATGTGTGATCAACGGTAACGGAACAAAAATGAATTCGTTCAAATGGGACTTTAAACGGAGCAAACATAAAACTA attCTACGGTAACCGGCACAGATACGAATATCTTATTGATATTGGCCATGGAACCTGgagatagtaaaaattatacttgCTTGCCAAAAATAGATGTGGTCGGAGATTCTAAAAATGGCTCTTCCAACAAACAGTACAAGCATTacgttatag CCGTTGAAAAAGCCATTTACGAGATCCGCGGATCAGCGATTTACAAGACTCGCGATGGCGGCGGTTGTACGCACGAGCTAACCGTTCGCGTACAAAAACAATTACCAAGTTCCATGCGTTCCGTACTGTGTCCAGAGGGTTCATCGCGCTACGCATGCAACGTCATCGTGGAAAACCCAAAGTGTGCCGAAGACGAA agaacgatagaaataaaatatttggtaacGTTAAACGACAATTCTACGTATTTGGCTCGGATAAGAACGAACAAGAAAGGTCGAATCGCACTGCGCTACCAAAAACTATTGGCGAAAATATCGAGTGTCTTGGCTTCAAACCTTAATAAAACGATGACGGTTCCAA taATGTCCAAGTTGTCGTTGATCGAAACAAATTTTTCACCTGACCACATAAGTACAAACAATTTCATTTCTTGTTCACCGGGTTTCGGCATTCGGGAGGTGTTTTGCGCTGCTTGTCCGCCACAACATTACAGTCCGGACAAAtccataaaatgtttgaaatgtgCCAAAGGTTTTCATCAGCCGGTCGCCGGATCAGATAAATGCGTCaagtgtacaaatatttttgccAGTGGTTGTCACATG